One stretch of Anabrus simplex isolate iqAnaSimp1 chromosome 3, ASM4041472v1, whole genome shotgun sequence DNA includes these proteins:
- the LOC136867115 gene encoding chondroadherin, with protein sequence MWLCLLVMAAIAVPVHGVGVTTCPPECICLSQTQVLCNTGGLTEIPIKLLPPTVEHLSLTKNHFPIIKSDAFAGLRGLKKLSLDGNNISIIKPFAFRGLPRLRELSIQHTPLTTVAQFAFAGLQNITAIFLGHNRIQRVEGYAFAGTSNVRLLLLNNNPIQKVESSAFSGLTNVEHLIFPSGIRSVEADAFSGLDTVGLLKLAFMDLTSLKPHTFRGLSHVHVLAIQESDLGIIRTGAFEGMTQVGSLNLLNNKIDAVQELAIRPVNRVRILRIHGNHLLETPLPGAVVIQGVETLSVVNNHFPCDCHIHTLLESPLANSTTGVDFRAKNFCISPLEVNGRPMDTLDLDSIGRCQEQVTRGNLEASKGPAGSEATSLKPYSAENWRQLLVLELLIILLTLLSSR encoded by the coding sequence GTGCTTTGCAACACGGGTGGACTGACGGAGATTCCCATCAAGTTACTTCCACCTACAGTTGAACATCTGTCACTGACCAAGAACCACTTCCCTATCATCAAGAGTGACGCTTTTGCTGGACTTCGAGGTTTGAAGAAACTTTCACTCGACGGGAACAACATCTCAATCATCAAGCCATTCGCATTCCGTGGATTACCTCGTCTCAGGGAACTGTCCATTCAGCACACACCTCTCACTACGGTAGCGCAGTTTGCTTTTGCAGGTCTTCAAAATATTACAGCCATCTTCTTAGGACACAACCGTATTCAACGAGTGGAAGGGTATGCATTCGCTGGAACCTCTAACGTACGCCTTCTACTCCTCAACAACAATCCCATCCAGAAGGTCGAGAGCTCTGCATTCTCAGGACTGACAAATGTGGAACATCTTATATTCCCATCAGGAATAAGATCCGTAGAAGCAGATGCGTTTAGTGGACTAGACACCGTTGGTTTGTTAAAACTAGCCTTCATGGACTTGACCTCCTTGAAACCTCATACATTTCGTGGATTAAGTCATGTCCATGTATTAGCTATACAGGAATCTGACTTGGGTATTATTCGCACTGGTGCTTTCGAGGGCATGACACAGGTGGGTAGTTTGAACCTTCTCAACAACAAAATTGATGCTGTTCAAGAGTTAGCTATCAGACCTGTAAACAGAGTGAGGATTCTACGTATCCATGGCAATCACTTGCTGGAAACGCCACTCCCCGGTGCGGTAGTTATTCAAGGAGTAGAAACACTAAGCGTTGTTAATAACCACTTCCCATGTGATTGTCACATTCATACTCTCCTGGAAAGTCCACTCGCAAACAGCACCACAGGAGTGGATTTTCGTGCAAAGAACTTCTGTATTTCGCCGCTAGAAGTCAATGGACGGCCCATGGACACCTTAGACTTGGACTCCATCGGCCGATGTCAAGAACAAGTAACGAGGGGAAACTTGGAAGCATCCAAAGGTCCAGCAGGCTCTGAAGCAACGAGTTTGAAACCTTATTCTGCAGAAAACTGGAGGCAGTTGTTGGTTTTGGAGTTATTAATAATCCTTCTTACGTTATTGTCGTCAAGATGA